A single genomic interval of Penaeus vannamei isolate JL-2024 chromosome 33, ASM4276789v1, whole genome shotgun sequence harbors:
- the Vps2 gene encoding charged multivesicular body protein 2a isoform X1 produces MESTSRMDWLFGRKMTPEEMLRKNQRALNKAMRDLDRERAKMEQQEKKIIADIKKYAKMGQMDAVKVMAKDLVRTRRYTKKFIMMKAQIQAVSLKITSLKSQNAMAGAMKGVTKAMMSMNKQLKLPQIQQIMQEFEKQTEIMDMKEEMMNDVIDDAMGDEDDEEETDAVVSQVLDELGLQMTEGLSDLPSAAGTIGNPTPANKQSVAVADAADDDIQARLDNLRRE; encoded by the exons ATGGAGAG CACATCAAGGATGGATTGGTTGTTTGGCCGTAAGATGACTCCTGAGGAGATGCTCAGGAAGAATCAGCGAGCCTTAAACAAAGCCATGCGTGATTTGGACCGAGAAAGAGCAAAGATGgagcagcaggagaagaagatcattgcggatataaaaaaatatgcaaagaTGGGGCAGATG GATGCAGTTAAAGTGATGGCAAAAGATTTGGTGCGGACACGTCGCTACACCAAGAAGTTCATCATGATGAAAGCTCAGATTCAAGCAGTTTCACTCAAGATCACTTCCCTGAAGAGTCAGAATGCTATGGCAGGAGCTATGAAGGGAGTTACCAAGGCCATGATGAGCATGAACAA GCAACTGAAGCTTCCACAGATCCAGCAGATTATGCAAGAAtttgaaaaacagacagagattaTGGACATGAAGGAAGAGATGATGAATGATGTGATAGATGATGCCatgggtgatgaagatgatgaagaggaaac agATGCTGTTGTATCCCAAGTTCTGGATGAACTAGGACTTCAAATGACAGAAGGTCTGAGTGACCTCCCATCAGCAGCCGGTACCATTGGGAATCCAACTCCTGCCAACAAGCAGTCTGTTGCAGTAGCAGATGCAGCTGATGATGATATTCAGGCCAGACTGGACAACCTTAGGAGAGAGTAA
- the Vps2 gene encoding charged multivesicular body protein 2a isoform X2 — protein sequence MDWLFGRKMTPEEMLRKNQRALNKAMRDLDRERAKMEQQEKKIIADIKKYAKMGQMDAVKVMAKDLVRTRRYTKKFIMMKAQIQAVSLKITSLKSQNAMAGAMKGVTKAMMSMNKQLKLPQIQQIMQEFEKQTEIMDMKEEMMNDVIDDAMGDEDDEEETDAVVSQVLDELGLQMTEGLSDLPSAAGTIGNPTPANKQSVAVADAADDDIQARLDNLRRE from the exons ATGGATTGGTTGTTTGGCCGTAAGATGACTCCTGAGGAGATGCTCAGGAAGAATCAGCGAGCCTTAAACAAAGCCATGCGTGATTTGGACCGAGAAAGAGCAAAGATGgagcagcaggagaagaagatcattgcggatataaaaaaatatgcaaagaTGGGGCAGATG GATGCAGTTAAAGTGATGGCAAAAGATTTGGTGCGGACACGTCGCTACACCAAGAAGTTCATCATGATGAAAGCTCAGATTCAAGCAGTTTCACTCAAGATCACTTCCCTGAAGAGTCAGAATGCTATGGCAGGAGCTATGAAGGGAGTTACCAAGGCCATGATGAGCATGAACAA GCAACTGAAGCTTCCACAGATCCAGCAGATTATGCAAGAAtttgaaaaacagacagagattaTGGACATGAAGGAAGAGATGATGAATGATGTGATAGATGATGCCatgggtgatgaagatgatgaagaggaaac agATGCTGTTGTATCCCAAGTTCTGGATGAACTAGGACTTCAAATGACAGAAGGTCTGAGTGACCTCCCATCAGCAGCCGGTACCATTGGGAATCCAACTCCTGCCAACAAGCAGTCTGTTGCAGTAGCAGATGCAGCTGATGATGATATTCAGGCCAGACTGGACAACCTTAGGAGAGAGTAA